One part of the Andrena cerasifolii isolate SP2316 chromosome 4, iyAndCera1_principal, whole genome shotgun sequence genome encodes these proteins:
- the LOC143367641 gene encoding uncharacterized protein LOC143367641: protein MSQPILNSSFSGINFAGMNRGTRLSYTSLRAASGDNSINETERLSAPSVQGFSGSSRGSLTMDQGSSRHSQPDIRRFTMRNDSSGKRERLSQPTLVTGDYHPNRGQQRLSQPCLSTGRELNLPTMVFHSPSPPPVKHKRFSPAIHASQRDRLSQLDIGAKYRCFKESAVTKFNRDRFSIPELETQNDLRLMAGTPKQRFSLDSQLTRQQDITRSRLLPIASSPINEHQQTRIDELTGIPGSKLKTPTREGLGSVLVASTTPILPSTERQLLSSELSKKAGQVTSTTTNAGTAQQKGQTTTARFRSVSPVAARERMSVPEIRNSSLRRLLDPPTRQRHSITGNLRYSINSPIKPLDFGRKSPKHLFEEALERFRRDEKEENRKNEIPRSETIVNIIDQPKHVQKHYSYTYETADDCNTILGKITMSAVPKKKYLESNFDENEQVITTVIETDVPMIMASPKYAKKSPYASDTPKWIRKYLDNESPKVKRKTTGAKEAGNKEKSSRRSSRRKSSLESIDSEKVTGKVRSKSVSSGERSLIPRNVIPKPELKSMKNTYVRIVSSNNARENRYEVKVEKSNWGDGDVQGPYGNDCDTDSDDSTSI, encoded by the coding sequence ATGTCCCAGCCCATTCTCAACTCCAGCTTCAGCGGCATCAACTTCGCCGGGATGAATCGCGGCACCAGGCTGTCCTACACCAGCCTCCGAGCGGCCTCCGGGGACAATAGCATCAACGAGACGGAGAGGCTGTCAGCACCCAGCGTCCAAGGGTTCAGCGGGAGCTCCAGAGGAAGCCTAACGATGGACCAGGGCTCCTCGAGGCACTCCCAGCCTGATATACGACGGTTCACCATGCGCAACGATAGTTCAGGGAAACGGGAGCGCCTCTCTCAGCCGACCCTGGTCACCGGGGATTACCATCCCAACCGCGGGCAGCAGAGACTGTCCCAGCCCTGCCTGAGCACGGGCAGGGAACTGAACCTGCCCACGATGGTGTTCCACTCGCCCTCCCCGCCGCCTGTCAAGCACAAGAGATTCTCGCCGGCCATACACGCCAGCCAGAGGGACCGCCTGTCGCAGCTGGACATCGGCGCCAAGTACAGGTGCTTCAAGGAGTCCGCCGTGACGAAGTTCAACCGGGACAGGTTCTCGATACCGGAGCTGGAGACGCAGAACGATCTCAGGCTCATGGCCGGCACGCCCAAGCAGAGGTTCAGCTTGGACAGCCAGCTGACGCGCCAGCAGGACATCACTCGGTCCAGACTACTGCCAATCGCCAGCTCGCCGATCAACGAGCACCAGCAGACAAGGATCGACGAGCTGACGGGAATACCCGGGAGCAAGCTCAAGACCCCCACCAGGGAAGGCCTCGGGAGTGTGCTCGTCGCGAGCACCACTCCGATTCTACCGTCTACCGAAAGGCAGCTACTGTCTTCCGAGTTGAGCAAGAAGGCCGGCCAGGTCACCTCCACAACGACCAATGCGGGCACCGCCCAACAAAAGGGCCAAACGACCACCGCCAGGTTCCGATCGGTCTCGCCGGTCGCCGCCAGGGAGAGGATGTCCGTGCCCGAGATAAGGAACTCGAGCCTCCGACGACTCCTCGACCCGCCGACCAGGCAGAGGCACAGCATCACCGGCAACCTCAGGTACAGCATCAACTCCCCGATCAAGCCTCTCGATTTCGGCAGAAAGTCACCGAAGCATCTCTTCGAGGAGGCTCTGGAGAGGTTCCGCAGGGACGAGAAGGAGGAGAACCGCAAGAACGAGATCCCGCGGTCGGAAACGATCGTTAATATCATCGACCAGCCGAAGCACGTACAGAAGCATTATTCCTACACGTACGAGACCGCTGATGACTGTAACACGATACTGGGGAAGATTACTATGTCCGCGGTGCCGAAGAAGAAGTATCTGGAGAGCAATTTCGATGAGAACGAGCAGGTGATCACCACGGTGATCGAGACGGACGTGCCGATGATTATGGCCAGCCCCAAGTACGCGAAGAAGTCACCCTACGCGAGCGACACCCCGAAGTGGATCAGGAAGTACCTGGACAACGAGAGCCCGAAGgtgaagaggaagacgacgggcGCCAAGGAGGCAGGCAACAAGGAGAAATCTAGCAGGAGGAGCAGCCGGAGGAAGAGCTCCTTGGAGTCGATTGATAGCGAGAAGGTCACGGGGAAAGTTCGGTCCAAGTCGGTGAGCAGCGGGGAAAGGAGCCTGATCCCGAGGAACGTGATTCCAAAGCCGGAATTGAAGAGCATGAAGAACACGTACGTCAGGATCGTGTCCTCGAATAATGCTCGGGAGAACAGGTACGAGGTGAAGGTGGAGAAGAGTAATTGGGGCGATGGTGACGTTCAGGGACCGTATGGCAACGATTGCGACACGGACTCCGATGACTCCACgtctatttaa